In Sphingobacteriaceae bacterium, the following proteins share a genomic window:
- a CDS encoding RNA polymerase subunit sigma-24, translating to MDELEDNEQKLTTKAVYDYRLVKLAIEKDDQKAYAELLNRYKESVFFTMMKMCNNKDDAEDLTIEAFGRAFKKLDQYSPDFAFSTWLFKIASNNAIDFLRKKKQTFALSLDNKTEGTEGLDYTSSIKSHSLDPEETFIKKQKIENIRVLVDNLKPKYKEMIELFYFQELSHEEIANKLHLPLGTIKAQLFRARDLLYNAFQHTEGKK from the coding sequence GTGGACGAACTAGAAGATAACGAGCAAAAACTAACCACCAAGGCGGTCTATGATTATAGACTTGTTAAGCTTGCTATCGAAAAGGATGATCAGAAAGCTTACGCAGAGCTACTGAACCGCTACAAGGAAAGCGTTTTCTTCACCATGATGAAGATGTGCAATAACAAAGATGATGCTGAAGATCTTACAATCGAAGCCTTTGGCCGCGCTTTTAAAAAACTGGATCAATATAGTCCCGATTTTGCCTTTAGTACCTGGTTATTTAAAATTGCCAGTAACAACGCCATCGATTTTTTACGCAAGAAAAAACAGACTTTCGCATTGTCTTTAGATAATAAGACAGAAGGAACGGAAGGATTGGATTACACATCGAGCATCAAATCTCATTCGCTTGATCCTGAAGAAACGTTTATTAAAAAGCAAAAAATAGAAAATATTCGCGTGCTGGTAGATAATTTAAAGCCGAAATACAAAGAGATGATCGAACTCTTTTATTTCCAGGAATTGAGTCACGAAGAAATCGCTAACAAATTGCATTTGCCTTTGGGAACCATTAAGGCCCAGCTTTTCAGAGCAAGAGATCTACTCTACAACGCATTTCAACACACAGAAGGAAAAAAATAA
- a CDS encoding 2-deoxyglucose-6-phosphatase (YniC; catalyzes the dephosphorylation of 2-deoxyglucose 6-phosphate, mannose 6-phosphate and p-nitrophenyl phosphate), with protein MQGLIKAVIFDMDGVLIESEYLWRRAMIAGFKEFGMELTEDDCRKTMGLRIGEVIESWLSHFKKEHLVADEIEKRIISRLLELIDQAGNFIPGIPALLAFCEEKKLKVGLATSSSKLLMKTVLKKLDLGNTFHSTISAEHMPYGKPHPQVFLDCAGELIVNPQQCLVIEDSLNGVIAAKAAQMKVIAVPDDEHNHLKGFAVADYTLKNMHEVLGLFKTLFP; from the coding sequence ATGCAGGGACTGATAAAAGCCGTGATTTTCGATATGGATGGCGTTTTAATTGAAAGCGAATACCTCTGGAGGAGAGCCATGATTGCCGGATTTAAGGAATTTGGAATGGAACTTACTGAAGATGATTGCCGTAAGACCATGGGATTAAGGATTGGCGAAGTGATCGAAAGTTGGTTATCGCATTTTAAAAAGGAACATTTGGTGGCAGATGAGATAGAAAAGCGTATCATTTCGCGACTTTTAGAGCTTATAGACCAGGCTGGAAATTTTATTCCCGGAATTCCTGCCTTACTGGCCTTCTGCGAAGAAAAAAAACTAAAGGTCGGCTTAGCAACATCGTCTTCAAAGCTCTTAATGAAAACTGTTTTAAAAAAGTTAGACCTTGGCAATACCTTTCATTCGACAATTTCTGCAGAGCACATGCCTTATGGCAAACCGCATCCTCAGGTGTTCCTGGACTGTGCCGGTGAATTAATTGTAAATCCACAGCAATGTTTGGTTATTGAAGATTCGCTAAATGGTGTTATTGCAGCCAAAGCCGCACAAATGAAAGTGATTGCAGTTCCGGATGATGAACACAACCACCTGAAAGGATTTGCTGTGGCGGATTATACCTTGAAAAACATGCACGAAGTTTTAGGATTATTTAAAACATTATTTCCCTGA
- a CDS encoding RNA polymerase subunit sigma-70, whose translation MPERKNKFAIYPDEELMFHLSNGEVMAFDELYERYSRRLMIYFTRMLNFDKDLAEDALQDLFLKIAEHPEKFDRSRSFKTWIFSVASNTCKNYYRHKQVVLQSQDEIFYLDTKVNESSFLKLANKLDAVEFRKMLEETLEELPPEKKEAFILKYQEEKTIAEIAFIQNCPEGSVKSRLHYTLKILEDRLQIFNPVIH comes from the coding sequence ATGCCTGAAAGAAAAAACAAATTCGCCATATACCCCGACGAAGAATTAATGTTTCATCTGAGCAATGGAGAAGTTATGGCCTTTGATGAGCTTTACGAAAGATACAGCAGGCGCCTGATGATTTATTTCACACGCATGTTGAATTTTGATAAAGATCTTGCAGAAGATGCTTTGCAGGATTTGTTCTTAAAAATAGCGGAGCATCCTGAAAAGTTTGACCGAAGCCGTTCATTTAAGACCTGGATTTTTTCAGTGGCCTCTAACACTTGTAAAAATTATTACCGTCATAAACAAGTGGTTTTGCAGAGTCAGGACGAGATATTTTATCTGGATACAAAGGTAAACGAAAGTAGTTTTTTAAAACTAGCGAACAAACTCGATGCCGTTGAATTTAGAAAAATGTTAGAGGAAACACTAGAGGAATTGCCACCAGAAAAAAAAGAAGCATTTATTTTAAAATACCAGGAAGAAAAAACAATTGCAGAAATCGCTTTCATACAGAATTGCCCGGAAGGCAGCGTAAAATCGAGACTGCATTATACTTTAAAAATCCTGGAAGACAGATTGCAGATATTTAATCCCGTAATACATTAA
- a CDS encoding glycosyl transferase family 2, translated as MQRYSILWLGLMVTLPSMFFPDFNAAGLPEILSVLAFLGFITLVINYCIAYLPLSLFKNVRLTTETNTPPISIIICAKNEDENLTEFLPKILTQEYPDFEVIVVNDCSYDNTENVIDEFAKIFPNLRKANIKEDAYYKHGKKFAMLVGIKAAKHNALLFTDADCYPSSNNWLAEMASGFSGEREIVLGYGAYEKHKGFLNKLIRFDTFIIGVNYLSSAIKNKPYMGVGRNLAYTKELFFKEKGFSKHYHINSGDDDLFVNNAGNSVNTNVCIEKDAITYSRPKKTFKQWNFQKTRHLTTAPLYSSASKSKIAFNYFSQYFFYFSLIPLSFSLQTVLLIPILLLLKVLVQVIMLNKACKKLNEKDLLAGSALYELILLFIYPIFHISKIFYKPNKWTN; from the coding sequence ATGCAAAGATATTCTATTTTGTGGCTTGGGCTTATGGTAACTTTACCAAGTATGTTTTTTCCTGACTTTAATGCTGCCGGACTTCCTGAAATACTGAGTGTCCTGGCTTTTCTTGGTTTTATAACACTTGTAATAAATTACTGTATTGCTTACTTGCCCCTTTCTTTGTTTAAAAATGTGCGTTTAACCACTGAAACGAATACGCCTCCTATTTCCATTATTATCTGCGCCAAAAATGAAGATGAAAATCTAACGGAATTTCTTCCCAAGATTTTAACGCAGGAATATCCCGATTTTGAAGTAATAGTGGTAAACGACTGTAGCTACGACAATACCGAAAACGTGATAGATGAGTTTGCAAAGATCTTCCCTAATCTTCGCAAAGCCAATATTAAAGAAGATGCTTATTACAAGCATGGAAAAAAATTCGCCATGCTGGTAGGAATTAAGGCAGCGAAACATAACGCCCTTTTATTTACAGATGCCGATTGTTATCCCTCGTCCAACAATTGGCTAGCGGAAATGGCCTCCGGATTTTCCGGAGAACGTGAAATCGTTTTAGGCTATGGCGCTTACGAAAAACACAAAGGCTTTTTAAATAAGTTAATTCGTTTCGATACTTTTATTATCGGGGTGAATTATCTTTCTTCTGCAATTAAAAACAAGCCTTATATGGGAGTGGGACGAAACCTGGCTTACACAAAAGAGTTGTTTTTTAAAGAAAAAGGCTTTTCTAAACATTATCATATCAATTCAGGCGACGACGATCTTTTTGTTAATAATGCCGGCAACTCTGTGAATACAAATGTGTGTATAGAGAAAGATGCTATTACCTATTCACGCCCTAAGAAAACTTTTAAGCAATGGAATTTTCAAAAAACAAGACACCTTACAACGGCGCCGCTCTATTCCTCTGCTTCTAAATCTAAAATAGCTTTTAACTATTTTTCACAATACTTCTTTTATTTCAGTTTAATCCCTTTAAGTTTTTCGCTTCAAACAGTTTTGCTTATTCCAATCCTGCTTCTGTTAAAGGTTTTAGTACAGGTGATAATGTTGAACAAAGCGTGCAAAAAGTTAAATGAAAAAGACCTGTTAGCAGGAAGTGCGCTTTATGAGTTGATTCTTTTATTTATTTATCCTATCTTTCATATTAGCAAAATCTTTTATAAACCAAACAAGTGGACGAACTAG
- a CDS encoding 16S rRNA (guanine(527)-N(7))-methyltransferase RsmG: protein MDIIHKYFPALPAEQVSHFEKLFDLYSLWNGQINVISRKDIDLLYERHILHSLGIAKVMQFKPGTQVMDVGTGGGFPGIPLAILFPETQFTLVDSIGKKIKVVTEVAAALGLKNVKAYHKRAEELDQKFHFVVSRAVTEFPVFHSWVKNKFLKENFNDLPNGILYLKGGDLKEEFGRFFNQARFYDLKDFFSEEFFETKKVVYFKM, encoded by the coding sequence ATAGACATTATTCATAAGTACTTTCCAGCACTTCCAGCAGAACAAGTTTCACATTTTGAAAAACTATTTGATCTTTATAGTTTGTGGAACGGGCAGATCAATGTGATCTCACGTAAGGATATTGATCTTTTATACGAACGCCATATTTTACATTCTTTAGGCATTGCGAAAGTGATGCAGTTTAAACCTGGTACACAGGTGATGGATGTGGGAACTGGTGGTGGTTTCCCGGGTATTCCTTTAGCGATACTTTTTCCGGAAACACAATTTACTTTGGTAGACAGTATAGGTAAAAAAATAAAAGTAGTAACGGAGGTTGCTGCGGCTTTGGGTTTAAAAAATGTAAAAGCGTATCACAAACGTGCAGAAGAACTGGATCAAAAGTTTCATTTCGTGGTAAGCCGCGCTGTTACAGAGTTTCCGGTGTTTCATAGCTGGGTTAAAAATAAATTTCTCAAAGAAAATTTTAACGATCTTCCAAATGGCATTCTTTACTTAAAGGGAGGAGATTTAAAAGAAGAGTTCGGTCGCTTTTTTAACCAGGCCAGATTTTATGACTTAAAAGATTTTTTTTCGGAAGAATTTTTCGAGACCAAGAAGGTTGTTTATTTTAAGATGTAA
- a CDS encoding Zn-dependent protease: protein MRCLPGLKNSLVLLAVIFMSCCGGDSTKGFESTEKVIIINVQPLGDFSAKQTSFIVNELKKVYSKVILNKPINFPKSAYYEPRKRYRADSLIKFLRGITEQDHVTIALTDKDISTTKGKVQDFGIMGLGYQPGRSCVVSTFRLAKQNLNTQFFKVAVHELGHTQGLPHCSVKTCYMRDAEGKNHLEEETCFCETCGKHLSDRGWKLDM from the coding sequence ATGAGATGCCTACCGGGCTTAAAAAATTCTTTAGTTCTTCTAGCTGTGATTTTCATGTCCTGCTGCGGGGGCGACTCAACTAAAGGTTTTGAATCCACCGAAAAAGTGATTATAATTAATGTTCAGCCTTTGGGAGATTTTTCAGCAAAGCAAACAAGTTTTATAGTGAACGAATTAAAGAAAGTTTATTCAAAAGTCATTCTAAATAAACCAATAAATTTCCCTAAGTCTGCTTATTATGAGCCACGCAAAAGGTATCGCGCCGATTCCCTTATAAAATTTCTTCGGGGCATTACTGAACAAGATCACGTAACTATAGCGCTCACAGATAAAGATATCAGCACAACAAAAGGCAAAGTACAGGATTTTGGGATAATGGGATTGGGTTACCAGCCCGGGCGATCCTGCGTGGTTTCTACGTTTAGGTTAGCAAAACAAAATTTAAACACTCAATTCTTTAAGGTAGCGGTACATGAACTTGGCCATACGCAGGGATTACCCCATTGTTCAGTGAAAACTTGTTATATGCGTGATGCTGAGGGGAAAAATCATCTGGAAGAGGAAACGTGTTTTTGTGAAACCTGTGGAAAACATTTGTCAGATCGCGGATGGAAGTTAGACATGTAG
- a CDS encoding patched family protein, translating to MWKIFSAVLLRNKLIFTIVVLLATVFMGYQASRMELSYEFAKILPDNDSTFIGYQNFKKQFGEDGNVMVMGFADKNLFQYEKFRDWHELSKAVKNIQGIKEVMSLPTIFKLVKNDSLEKFQMIPLVQNPITSQKEVDSLKAEILNMPFYEGFVYNKETGATLLMITFKKKDLDSKRRLTIVEEIKNLGDAFASKHNLEMHYSGMPYIRSQLMTKVSHEMTLFLVLAVLVTAFILWMFFRSVTTVIFSLIVVVIGVVWSIGIMELFGYKITVLSGLIAPLIMVIGLPNCIFLINKYHAEFLAHGNKMKALQRSIETIGVTLFLANITTAIGFGVLYFTKSSMLVEFGVVAAISVMTTYVITLILIPIILNVLPTPKAKHTKHQEGKRINKVLDLVDQLVQKRRPAIYIVTTIITLISFWGMTFIDMNGYVVDDLPEKDPVYTDLHFFETNFKGVLPFEIAIDTKKPNGLFADNAKALYKIQRMQKVFAGYDSVFSKPFSIVEGIKFAYQGYRGGDAKYYKLPPVSDLKELKSFTGGLSGANSRLQNFIDTSKQITRVSYQAKDIGSKRMDALMLELRPKIDSIFPPADYKVTTTGHSLVFLKSNDYLLDNLIESLVIEIILIAIVGIALFRSVRIILLSKLPCLIPLVITAAVMGFLDIRFKPSTILIFSIAFGISSDGTVYFLSKYRQELKKVGQDASQAISAAIKETGLSMVYTSIILFCGFAIFTASSFGGTAAMGILVSLTLLMSMFTNLILLPAILLSIHRKSLNKEITEEPLIDMEESIEERGKDLSDI from the coding sequence ATGTGGAAGATTTTTTCAGCAGTTTTATTAAGGAATAAATTAATTTTTACCATTGTTGTTTTACTGGCTACAGTATTTATGGGCTACCAGGCTTCGCGTATGGAGCTTTCTTACGAATTCGCAAAAATTTTACCGGACAACGATAGTACGTTTATTGGTTATCAGAATTTTAAAAAACAGTTTGGTGAAGATGGCAACGTCATGGTTATGGGCTTTGCAGATAAAAATCTTTTCCAATACGAAAAATTCCGCGACTGGCACGAACTCAGTAAAGCGGTAAAAAATATTCAGGGTATTAAAGAGGTGATGTCGCTGCCAACTATTTTTAAATTGGTAAAGAACGACAGTCTCGAAAAATTCCAGATGATTCCGCTTGTTCAGAATCCTATTACTTCTCAAAAAGAAGTAGACAGTTTAAAAGCAGAAATCCTCAACATGCCTTTCTACGAAGGGTTTGTATACAACAAAGAAACAGGCGCTACTTTGTTGATGATCACTTTCAAGAAAAAAGATCTAGATTCTAAACGTCGTCTCACCATTGTGGAGGAGATCAAAAATTTAGGGGATGCCTTTGCCAGCAAACACAACCTTGAAATGCATTATTCAGGAATGCCTTACATCCGTTCGCAGCTGATGACCAAGGTTTCGCATGAAATGACTTTATTTCTCGTGTTGGCTGTATTAGTAACAGCATTTATTTTATGGATGTTTTTCCGTTCTGTAACAACGGTGATCTTTTCCTTAATTGTGGTGGTTATCGGAGTTGTATGGTCCATCGGAATCATGGAGCTTTTCGGTTACAAGATCACTGTACTTTCAGGGTTGATTGCCCCCCTTATTATGGTAATCGGACTTCCCAATTGTATCTTCCTCATCAATAAATACCATGCAGAATTTTTAGCTCATGGTAATAAGATGAAAGCCCTTCAACGCAGTATAGAAACTATTGGCGTTACTTTATTCTTGGCCAACATTACTACGGCTATTGGATTTGGTGTTTTGTATTTCACCAAAAGTTCTATGCTTGTTGAGTTTGGCGTAGTGGCCGCAATAAGTGTTATGACTACTTACGTTATCACGCTCATTTTGATTCCAATTATTTTAAATGTGCTTCCAACACCTAAGGCAAAGCATACCAAACACCAGGAAGGAAAACGCATCAATAAAGTATTAGATCTGGTTGATCAACTTGTGCAAAAGCGCAGACCGGCTATTTACATTGTAACCACCATCATCACTTTGATTTCCTTCTGGGGCATGACCTTTATTGATATGAATGGCTATGTGGTGGATGACCTTCCTGAAAAAGATCCTGTTTACACCGACCTGCATTTCTTCGAGACAAATTTTAAGGGAGTGCTTCCTTTTGAAATTGCTATCGATACAAAAAAACCAAACGGACTTTTTGCCGACAATGCAAAAGCGCTTTATAAAATTCAACGCATGCAAAAGGTTTTTGCCGGCTACGATAGTGTGTTTAGTAAACCTTTCTCTATAGTTGAGGGAATTAAATTTGCCTACCAGGGTTACCGTGGCGGTGATGCAAAATATTACAAGTTGCCTCCGGTTTCGGATTTAAAAGAATTGAAAAGTTTTACCGGTGGCTTGTCAGGTGCGAATAGCAGACTGCAAAACTTTATCGATACCTCAAAACAAATAACACGTGTTTCTTACCAGGCAAAGGATATTGGGTCTAAACGTATGGACGCTTTGATGTTAGAGTTACGTCCAAAAATAGATTCGATTTTTCCTCCGGCAGATTACAAGGTAACTACAACCGGTCACAGTTTAGTATTCTTAAAAAGTAACGACTATCTTTTAGATAATTTAATTGAGAGTTTGGTAATTGAAATTATTTTAATTGCTATAGTAGGAATCGCCCTGTTCCGTTCGGTGCGTATTATTTTATTATCAAAGTTGCCTTGTTTAATTCCCTTAGTTATTACGGCAGCGGTAATGGGTTTCCTTGATATTCGTTTCAAACCTTCTACGATTTTGATTTTCAGTATTGCCTTTGGGATCTCCTCCGACGGTACCGTCTATTTTCTCTCCAAGTACAGGCAGGAATTAAAGAAGGTAGGGCAGGATGCTTCACAAGCCATCTCTGCGGCTATTAAAGAAACCGGTTTGAGCATGGTTTACACCTCTATTATTTTATTCTGCGGGTTCGCTATCTTCACAGCATCCAGCTTTGGCGGAACAGCGGCCATGGGGATTTTAGTGTCATTAACGCTGTTAATGTCCATGTTTACTAACCTCATACTTTTACCGGCTATTTTACTTTCCATTCACCGTAAATCGCTCAATAAAGAAATTACCGAAGAGCCCCTCATCGATATGGAAGAAAGTATCGAAGAACGCGGGAAAGATCTTTCGGATATTTAA
- a CDS encoding tRNA guanosine(34) transglycosylase Tgt, protein MKFSLLHNDKDTKARAGLLETDHGAIETPIFMPVGTAGTVKAVHQRELKQDIEAQIILGNTYHLYLRPGLDVIGQAGGLHKFNGWDGPILTDSGGYQIFSLAAQRKLKEEGATFKSHIDGSKHFFSPESVMDIQRIIGADIIMAFDECTPYPCDFKYAKDSLALTHRWLDRCISRFNETEPKYNYTQALFPIVQGSVYKDLRIESAEYIASKNAFGNAIGGLSVGEPAEDMYAMTEVVTDILPKDKPRYLMGVGTPVNILESIALGIDMFDCVMPTRNARHGLLFTSQGIINIRNEKWKNDFSPLDEHGTSFVDKEYSKAYLRHLLVCNELLAAQIASVHNLAFYLWLVKEARKRIIDGTFSEWKTKMVKQVAQRL, encoded by the coding sequence TTGAAATTTTCGCTCTTACATAACGACAAAGACACCAAAGCCCGCGCCGGGCTTTTGGAAACCGATCACGGCGCTATTGAAACGCCTATTTTTATGCCCGTTGGAACTGCAGGAACAGTGAAAGCTGTTCATCAACGCGAACTGAAGCAGGATATTGAAGCACAGATCATTTTAGGAAATACTTACCATCTGTACCTGCGTCCGGGTTTGGATGTGATTGGACAAGCTGGTGGACTGCACAAGTTTAATGGTTGGGACGGTCCGATTTTAACGGATAGCGGTGGTTACCAGATTTTTTCACTCGCTGCACAACGCAAACTCAAAGAAGAAGGTGCCACTTTCAAAAGTCACATTGACGGTAGTAAACATTTTTTTTCACCAGAAAGTGTGATGGATATTCAGCGCATAATCGGCGCGGATATTATTATGGCTTTTGATGAATGTACGCCCTACCCTTGTGATTTTAAATACGCTAAAGATTCACTTGCCCTTACACATCGTTGGTTAGACCGCTGCATATCACGCTTTAACGAAACAGAACCAAAATATAATTATACTCAAGCCCTGTTCCCAATCGTGCAGGGAAGTGTTTATAAAGATCTTCGCATTGAGTCTGCCGAATACATTGCTTCCAAAAATGCTTTTGGAAATGCGATTGGAGGCTTAAGTGTGGGAGAGCCTGCAGAAGATATGTATGCAATGACGGAAGTAGTGACTGATATTCTTCCGAAAGACAAACCCCGCTATTTAATGGGTGTGGGAACACCCGTAAATATTCTCGAAAGTATTGCTTTAGGAATTGATATGTTTGATTGCGTAATGCCCACAAGAAATGCCCGTCACGGGTTACTTTTTACTTCGCAGGGTATTATTAATATTCGCAACGAGAAATGGAAAAACGATTTTTCTCCGCTCGATGAACATGGAACCAGCTTTGTAGATAAAGAATATTCGAAAGCTTATCTCAGACATTTATTGGTTTGTAATGAATTACTAGCCGCGCAAATTGCAAGCGTTCACAATCTTGCTTTTTATCTCTGGCTGGTAAAGGAAGCCCGCAAACGTATTATTGATGGTACTTTTTCAGAGTGGAAAACAAAAATGGTAAAACAAGTAGCCCAACGTTTGTAA
- a CDS encoding DUF1572 domain-containing protein has product MNTSKNIAKHLREIHFGGNWTCVNMKDTLSGLTWQEVTTQVYGFNTIATLTHHVNYYVDAVIKVFEGEALNAKDELSFNHPPIASQQDWEKMLDKVFTEAEKFAVLIEELPDEKLWEDFTDKKYGIYYRNLHGIIEHMHYHLGQIVILKKIILQQEAK; this is encoded by the coding sequence ATGAATACATCCAAAAACATTGCAAAACATTTAAGAGAAATTCATTTCGGAGGTAACTGGACTTGTGTAAACATGAAGGATACTTTGTCTGGACTTACCTGGCAAGAGGTCACCACACAGGTTTATGGATTCAATACCATAGCAACCCTCACCCATCATGTAAATTATTATGTGGACGCTGTAATAAAAGTGTTTGAGGGAGAAGCTTTAAATGCAAAAGATGAATTGAGTTTTAATCACCCACCTATAGCTTCGCAGCAAGATTGGGAGAAGATGTTGGATAAAGTATTTACGGAGGCTGAAAAATTTGCAGTCCTGATCGAAGAATTACCGGATGAAAAATTATGGGAAGACTTCACAGATAAAAAGTACGGGATTTATTACCGCAACCTGCATGGTATCATAGAGCATATGCATTATCATTTAGGACAGATTGTGATTCTGAAAAAAATAATCCTACAGCAAGAGGCAAAATAA
- a CDS encoding amino acid transporter codes for MLRTIFDILNGKMAELKRTLRLGEVIFFASGVIIGAGIYTVIGKAAGLGGNMLWLSFAIASLTALLTIFAYAELSAMYPKAGGEFFYVKEILGKKFAYVIGCVVALGGIVGAATIAIGFSGYLAELIDFNKLIAALLITAFILLVNTIGIKQSSLFNIIFTIIEACGLIFVIYCAINLSEDLEFFKLPPGGVNGILSAAALGFFAFTGFEDTVKLAEETKNPATTIPKALFSSATIVILLYIIIALSSVSAISFEELEKSDSPLADIAEKKFGRPGAIGLAVVALFSTSNSLLSNMLGASRIVYQMAKESSSRNVLSKISEKRQTPIPALLLCACCSGGFIFIGDIKSVALIANFFVFATFLTINITVICGRFTKSKEERPFRIPLNIKNVPVISGVAVLMLLVLIGYAVTNLSHFIE; via the coding sequence ATGTTGCGAACCATTTTTGATATACTTAATGGAAAAATGGCAGAATTAAAACGAACTTTAAGACTTGGAGAAGTTATTTTCTTTGCATCCGGCGTTATAATTGGTGCAGGTATTTATACCGTAATTGGAAAAGCAGCCGGACTGGGGGGCAATATGCTTTGGCTTTCCTTCGCTATTGCATCACTCACTGCCTTACTCACTATTTTTGCCTACGCAGAATTAAGTGCTATGTATCCAAAAGCAGGAGGAGAATTTTTTTATGTAAAAGAAATTCTGGGGAAAAAATTTGCGTATGTTATTGGGTGTGTGGTCGCACTGGGCGGCATAGTGGGAGCAGCCACCATCGCTATCGGATTTTCAGGCTATTTGGCCGAACTTATCGATTTTAATAAACTTATTGCCGCGCTTTTAATTACCGCCTTTATACTGCTGGTAAACACTATCGGAATTAAACAGTCGTCCTTGTTTAATATCATTTTTACGATCATCGAAGCTTGCGGACTCATCTTTGTGATCTATTGTGCAATTAATTTAAGTGAAGACCTGGAATTTTTTAAACTTCCACCCGGAGGTGTAAATGGTATTTTATCTGCAGCTGCACTGGGATTCTTTGCCTTTACAGGTTTTGAAGACACCGTAAAACTGGCGGAGGAAACTAAAAATCCTGCCACCACCATTCCAAAAGCACTTTTTTCTTCAGCAACAATTGTTATCTTATTATATATCATAATAGCATTAAGTTCAGTAAGTGCCATTTCTTTTGAAGAACTCGAAAAGTCAGACAGTCCACTGGCAGACATTGCAGAAAAAAAATTCGGTCGCCCAGGCGCCATCGGGCTCGCTGTAGTTGCATTATTTTCAACCAGTAATTCATTATTGTCAAATATGCTTGGCGCCTCGCGTATTGTTTATCAAATGGCAAAAGAAAGTTCAAGTAGAAACGTATTGTCTAAAATATCTGAAAAGAGACAAACCCCTATTCCAGCCCTATTGCTTTGCGCCTGCTGTTCAGGAGGATTTATCTTTATTGGCGACATTAAAAGTGTTGCCCTTATCGCTAATTTTTTTGTTTTCGCAACCTTCTTAACCATTAATATCACTGTTATTTGCGGACGTTTTACGAAGAGCAAAGAGGAGCGACCATTCCGCATTCCACTAAACATCAAAAATGTGCCTGTGATAAGCGGCGTTGCTGTTTTGATGTTATTAGTACTCATAGGATATGCGGTCACAAACCTTTCACATTTTATAGAATAG
- a CDS encoding esterase, which translates to MRIVQLIVIFNFFIAIASAQKFPQKEQVSEKPFVLGTTEEIQSVQLNEKRVLNIYLPEGYDKNDTAHYPVIYLLDGSADEDFIHVVGLVQFNTFPWVNRLPKCIVVGIASVDRRRDFTFPSKVEEDKKRNPTMGHSDKFKAFIEKELQPFIEKKYKTTASKTLIGQSLGGLLATDILFENPKLFNNYIIISPSIWWDNASILERSPEILKESFSSITGIYIAVGKEGLTPTVIPHVMEVDANLLVEKLQSAKNKTISVSFDYLPEENHATIMHQALLNAFKILSLQKKEN; encoded by the coding sequence ATGAGAATCGTTCAACTGATAGTGATCTTCAATTTTTTTATAGCTATTGCCAGTGCACAAAAATTCCCTCAAAAAGAACAAGTCAGTGAAAAGCCTTTTGTTCTCGGAACCACTGAAGAAATTCAATCCGTTCAGCTCAATGAAAAGCGCGTACTTAATATTTATCTTCCAGAAGGGTATGACAAGAATGATACTGCTCACTACCCCGTTATTTATCTATTAGATGGCTCAGCTGACGAAGATTTTATCCACGTTGTCGGACTTGTACAGTTCAACACTTTCCCATGGGTCAATCGTCTTCCTAAGTGTATTGTAGTAGGAATTGCTTCCGTCGACCGCAGACGTGATTTTACTTTTCCTTCAAAGGTGGAGGAGGATAAAAAACGCAATCCAACCATGGGGCACTCTGATAAATTTAAAGCTTTTATAGAAAAAGAATTACAACCTTTTATTGAAAAGAAATACAAAACAACTGCTTCCAAAACACTCATAGGTCAGTCACTGGGCGGACTCCTCGCTACAGACATACTATTCGAGAACCCTAAACTCTTTAACAACTACATTATTATCAGTCCAAGTATTTGGTGGGACAATGCTTCGATCTTAGAACGATCTCCCGAAATTTTAAAAGAAAGTTTTTCTTCTATCACAGGAATTTACATTGCAGTGGGTAAGGAAGGGCTTACACCAACTGTGATTCCACATGTTATGGAGGTCGATGCAAATTTACTCGTCGAAAAATTACAATCAGCTAAGAATAAAACTATTTCTGTCAGCTTTGATTATTTGCCCGAAGAAAATCACGCAACTATCATGCATCAGGCTCTTTTGAACGCTTTTAAAATTTTAAGCCTTCAAAAAAAAGAAAACTAG